In the genome of Panthera uncia isolate 11264 chromosome X, Puncia_PCG_1.0, whole genome shotgun sequence, the window CTCATCTCAGGACTTGGCTAAAAGCCCCCGTTGCGTCAAGGCCTTCACTCGTGAATAATGAGAACTTGGGCCTGGATGTATATCTTGACACATACTGATAGGCATGGAACTACACGGATATGCAATAtaccaaaatagaaacaaataccTTGCGTGTgcttttgaaaaagtgaatacttTAAAAGCTTCTTTATCTTAACAATTTGACAGAATCAGTATGTGGTGTTTACCCGTGCCCTTTGGCAACTCTTCTGCCTTAAATACCGTGCCTGTAAGAGAGGGAATGCCCTGGGATACTGGTCGGTTCCTGGCGCACTCACCATCATACAGTCTTTACTTCCAGGTCTTGGGCTGTCGACCTGCCGTGGTGATGTCATGCCCGGGCTCCTATTACCACCATAGGGCCTCTGGTCACTAAAGGCCGAGTCTGTTTGGAACTTCATGTTTAGGTGGCTCCCTGTGTGAGTCCTGCCACCCGGGAGTGCTCATGAACAGGCGTGGAATGCCGGAGATGGATAATGGCCCCTTGCCGAAATGACATAGGCCCCTTGGTCAGATTGAACACAGAGGCTTGTAGACTTCCGACTTCATACGGAAAATGTAAAAACTAGAGTGCAAAGAAGACAgcaatatttttgcttttgaagcACCTTTCAAAAATAGGGGAAATGACAGCCAAACCTCGAAAAGCATCTTCAGTCCACACGCACTGTTTGCCTGCCTCTGTAAGATCCGGCCTCAGAGTCCTGCTTGCTAGACCCCAGCCCCAGAGTGAGGAGAGTGGTGGATGACGGTGAGGCTAAAGAAGGGAGGCACATgctgagagaggagagtgaaGAGGAACAGAACCCACCAGAATCTTTCTTCCCTGCCTTTCCTTGAATTCCACTGGCCTGTTTCTGAAGTAGCGACAAAAGATATGGCCAGGGCTGGCTGTGAAGGAAGAACTGAAGGATTCGATCTCTGTGAAAGCCACCCACCTACAATTTCCTCTTCACTGCCTCCCCATCTCCAGCCTCTGTCCTACCCCTCAGACCTAAGGCAAGCTGCTTCAGGAGACCACTGTCCGAGAGGGGTTTGCATTTCTAAGAACACCCTTGAAGGCCCAAACCAAAGGGAATGTGGCTATAATTATGGACAGAGCAGGCATTCTGAGGAGTTAGGGAAGCAGGCAATGTATTCCCCATATCAAGGGCTCCTGGAATAGGACTCCCCTGGAGTCCAGGCCAGAAAACAAGAGACCCCACAGTTCAGCTTTCCTTTAGGGTAACAGACTGACCTCTTCAACAGAACTACCCAGCTGTGAATCGGGTCTAGTGCCAGCTGCGCGCTCCACGCTGTCACTCCCTGGGAAGCGCCTAGAGCCATGTGGGCACCCATCCTTCTCTTGACTGACTGCACTTCAGGAAGGGGGCCCAGTTATGGCGTCAGCACTTGTCCCTGAAATCCAGAGAGCTCTTCGAAGACACTGTACAACTCCAATTTGGAATTTGGGAAAACATGCATCCGCCAGAGAGGTGTGGCTTGAGAAACGAGAATCTGCCTTATCAGGAATGATGGTGGGGGGCTTTGGAAGCAAGACCAACAAGGACTAGCAACAAATTCTGAGTGACCAGGTAGAAAAGATTCTTTGTCAGGGCCTCTTCTTCTTGCCTCTGTGAGTGTCTGCATGCACACCCCTGTCACaagaggaatgaaggaaagacATAGTTTCCAAAAGCccctaagaataaaattaaaattctctctggagctgcccccaaaaccaagaacctATGCAAAGATAGTCAGGACTCAATACAAATGATCAAACCATAGAAGGACAAGGCATTTAAAATCCAACAACAGAACTCAGGAGACAAGCTAATagcctctttctgcctttccttgagtttattttcattctgGACCCTCGAGCCTCACTCTCTTCACCTAATAGCTCAGTTCATTCCAATTCCTTTCCTCAGTTAGCCTCTAAGATTACTCAACAGCATGGTAAGAAATGGAATCTTATGGTATTTTCCAACAAGAGTTAGGGTCAGATAATGTCCAAAAACATCAcatcaacctaaaaaaaaaaaaaaaaaaaacagcaacaacaaaggaCTGCAGAACAGATTTCACTTAAATTCTACTATATGACTAATTCTAATCTTGCTCTATGCTTCCTTATATTCTTCCCATATTTAATGACTCAGGACTAAAGccctgttttaaaacatttttcttgtttctagcAAGTAAATACTACAAAAAAATTGTCATTTGCCATTTTCAGTGAAACTCCAAAGTGTGTCTTACCCATGAAAACTTAGTCTACATGGCCCCGGGTGAAATGGTCAGCACTGTTTCCCCAGGCCACAGATGCCTCGGAGGTATTAATCCTTTTTACTCTCATTGTCCTAGAATGGCTTACTTTTAATTGAAGGTCGGTCAGTCCTCTCTGAGAACAGTGTGGAAACaagacttaataaatatttttccctccTGAGACTAGACGTTAGCTTTCTGAAACATAATTAGCGGGACGCCAGTCAAAGAGTGCATGTTTTACCGTACGTCTGGGGAGTTTCGGTGCCTCCAATTTAATAGGGGCCACGGTGCTAGTTATCAAATTGACAGTCTCGACCTGACCTCTAAAAGGGGCTGTAGGATGATGCCTAGTAAATTAAGATAAATGCCAAATCCTTCGGAGGAAACGGGCCTACGTCACGACTATGAAATGGGTATTCGGGTTTGAGACCAAGCAAGACTTCACAGTAAGGATATAAACACGGGCCTGAGCACGAAAGAAGATGTTCACCCAGTTATTGTGCACACAAGATAACAGTGACTCTCTTCACTCAGCATTACACTTGGCCAgagattttaaattcctttttaaaaacaagactaTTGCACCACCGAGTAAAGATTTTATTATCCTCAATAATGGGATTGAATATGCCAAGGCAAAGAGGCAGAAAATTAGATCTGCTGTTCCCAGTGCCGAGATAGGGGTTACTGAAAGCCACAACAGGTCACTTTTGCTGGGCTTTCTGATGTTGTAGTGGCCTAGAAACCCAGGGAGAGCCATCGGCGCAAGTGTCCGCCTCCAGACAGGAGAGGTGGGAGAAGTCAAGCTAGATCAAGCCTCAAGCAGTAGAATGGAGTCAAAACACGAGCACTTACCGTGCCTCTGCTACTCCAGTGTTACTGGAATACTAACCAACGAGGCAGAGGCACTGAGTAGTTAGGGAAAGAGGTGACGGATCAGCCTCTCTCCCTCAGAGGCCATTGCCACATAGTGCAGAGAAGCCAGCACAGTTACCCCCTACTTGATATGTCATCTATGAACAAGTAAAATTGGTCAAACAGGTCCCCGAAGACAAAATGCAAGCCCTACACCTACAagctgaattttaattttgatcaacTGCAGGGAGAGTTCATGTGAATCGTGTTCCATCTTCCGTCTTTCCTACTCACTCCAACTCGTTCCTACTTATTGTGCTTCCCTGTGTGTCTCAGATTTATTGCTTCCTGAACTGATGCTTGGGGGGAAAAGGGAGGCTGTGGTTTAGGTTCCCGTCAAAGCTCAAATTAAACACAGTGCCTCTTTCTCCCTAAAGCCCTCCACCTGGCCAAACTCAAATGAGGTGATGAGACATTCAGAAACCTCTGCCCACTCGCTGCCTTCCTCCATGCTAACCTCCAGCCAGACTTGTGGGGATGACAAGCCAAGTGATGAGTGGCCAAGAGCCCTCTCTGGAGTGTTGCACCAACCAAGGGGAAACAAAAACTCTGCAAGCTGCACCAACAACCCTAAACTAGCACTGTATATAGTCCCCAAGAGACAGGTGCAAGTCTACTCGGCTTTCTGTGGGCAAAAGTCCACCCAGCATTCTTCAGGCAGAAGGGAGCATGAAGGTCTTGGCTCCTGTCTCTCCCCTTTCACTAGCCATTCACATTTAAGATTCACCAAAACACAGGTCTCGCTTCGACAGGAGAAATTAGTGGCATTTACCTGTCACCACCAGGGCTGGTTAGATTTCCCGTGACCCCATAAACAAGTTGGTTCCCCTCTTGAAAGATGGTGGCAGTCTCTGCAACTTTTGATTTGGTCTTTTTCTGTCCCCTCAGGTCATGGATTATACGGGACTTTTGAAATGTTATCCTCCTGGAGGAAAACTAGAGAAGACCAACATGTTAAAGAGAGAACTGCAGCAGTCTATGCAGACTCCatgctctccttttctctcaccaCTGCCATGTACCTGGTCACCTTTGGCATAGGGGCCAGCCCTTTCACGAACATTGAGGCAGCCAGGATTTTCTGCTGCAATTCCTGTATTGCAATCTTCTTCAACTACCTCTATGTACTCTCGTTTTATGGTTCCAGCCTGGTATTCACTGGCTACATAGAAAACAATTACCAGCATAGTATCTTCTGTAGAAAAGTCCCAAAGCCCGAGGCATTGCAGGAGAAGCCGGCATGGTACAGGTTTCTCCTGACAGCCAGATTCAGCGAGGACACAACTGACGGCGAGGAAGCGAACACTTACGAGAGTCACCTATTGGTATGTTTCCTCAAACGCTATTACTGTGACTGGATAACCAACACCTATGTCAAGCcttttgtagttctcttttaccttatttatatttcctttgccTTAATGGGCTATCTGCAGGTCAGTGAAGGGTCAGACCTTAGTAACATCGTAGCAACCGCGACGCAAACCATTGAGTACACTACTGCCCAGCAAAAGTACTTTAGTAACTACAGTCCGGTGATTGGGTTTTACATATATGAGTCCATAGAGTACTGGAACACTAGCGTCCAAGAAGATGTGCTAGAATACACCAAGGGGTTTGTGCGGATATCCTGGTTTGAGAGCTATTTAAATTACCTTCGGAAACTCAATGTGTCCACTGGCTTGCCTAAGAAAAATTTCACAGACATGTTGAGAAATTCCTTCCTGAAAGCTCCccaattttcacattttcaagaGGACATCATCTTCTCTAAAAAGTACAATGATGAGGTTGATGTAGTGGCCTCCAGAATGTTTTTGGTGGCCAAGACCATGGAAACTAACAGAGAAGAACTCTACGATCTCCTGGAGACCCTCAGGAGACTTTCTGTCACCTCCAAGGTGAAGTTCATTGTCTTCAACCCGTCCTTCGTGTATATGGATCGATATGCCTCCTCTCTGGGAGCCCCCCTGCACAACTCCTGCATCAGTGCTTTGTTCCTGCTCTTCTTCTCGGCATTCCTGGTGGCAGATTCTCTGATTAACGTCTGGCTCACTCTCACGGTTGTGTCCGTGGAGTTTGGAGTTATAGGTTTCATGACTTTATGGAAAGTAGAACTGGACTGCATTTCTGTGCTATGCTTAATTTATGGAATTAACTACACAATTGACAACTGTGCTCCACTGTTATCCACATTCGTTCTGGGCAAGGATTTCACAAGAACTAAATGGGTAAAAAACGCCCTGGAAGTGCATGGGGTAGCTATTTTACAGAGTTACCTCTGCTATCTTGTTGGTCTGATTCCTCTCGCAGCTGTGCCTTCAAATCTGACCTGTACACTGTTCAGGTGCTTGTTTTTAATAGCATTTGTCACCTTCTTTCACTGCTTTGCCATTTTACCTGTGATACTGACTTTCCTGCCACCCtcgaagaaaaaaaggaaagagaagaaaaaccctGAAAACCGGGAGGAAATTGAATGTGTGGAAATGGTGGATATTGACAGTACCCGAGTGGTTGACCAAATTACAACAGTGTGATAGAGTCTCTGCTTGTTATATTTTCACCCTAGGTCTTATCGAGAGCAAAGAGATTATGTTACTGAAACAAATTCAaagttgttctttcttttttaagtataagaAACAGACATTGCCAAAGTAAAGGACAAGGGGGGAAATGGGCATTGCACATTTTCAGTCTTTAACACAAAAGGACTGTTACCAGAaagaatgtacacacacacacacacacacacacacacacacacacacggagacagTCTTAAACTAAAATCAAATAGAAGAAAGCTTATTAGCAAGCAGAATCCTATTTTATTCACACTGCAGATGTTGCTGGTATTGTGACAAAAACCTACTGATTGAAAGGTCAGCTGCCAAGGCAGAAATAGCTTTAAGCATTGTTCACACAATAAAGCTTCCAGAACTTCTGCAGAGCAGTAGCTCCAGGCAGGGTCTGTGGTTTGAGGTCTTAGCTGTCTCATCTAGCTCCGCAGCACCACAAGGAGATGCTTTCAAAAGTTCTGGCCAGCAGAAACAAGCCAGAACCTTGGAAGTGACACACAGTAGAGTGGCCATCACCCATGGAGTGAAATTGAGTGATGTCTAAATTCACCCAGGCGAGgcagttttgttttgtagaaTGAATTGATCATATCCCCCCATCAGTATACTTTCAACGTTTGTATGATTTGGTTAATACACCTTTAAACCAATGACAGCTCCAGCATCGCGGAGTTGGGGCGATTCTATTTTGGAATATCTTGTCGCTTGTCACCAAATGGATCTGCTTTATTAGTTACAGCTCTTGGCAGGAGGCTCTGAGTACCCAAAACGACAGAGCCAAACCCAAATACCTGGCATGATGGAGAAGCAGGAGTCTACTTGAACCCAGAGACAGCGTCTCCATTTTAACAAAACAATATGGCCAGCTGGTACAGCTGTTTGCAGTTTGACCCTACATGCAGTTTTTGCATGGATGCCCAGAAACAACATCTGCCTACGCACAgctgaggaaggagaaatgaacaCTGACATGGTTGTTTGCCATAGCTTTCAACTAGTAGAGCCGGTCTGCCTTCACGATGAGACACGGCTGCTCaaagacacagaggagaaaagaaagttctTTGGTGAGTGTAATCCCgaaatgaagaaaattttcagaagTGCAGGCAGGGAGATGAAGGACTGAAGGGGAGACAGATGGAAATGACCGGAAGATGTAATCACCGATACTAGCGTATCACTGGTGACAGTCAAACGTTCCTGCTAAGCCGGCTGCACTTTCATCTCCCTggttccctccccctgcccccgcacACACATACCTTTGCCGGTGTCCCTCTAATGCATTGCACGGCCCTTCTGTACATTAATGAGCCTAGTTTATACTGTTTATACTGTTGATTGCCATATCCACAGGCTCTAAAAAGAAACAGCTTGATTGGAAGAGGCTGTGTATGCTGTCCCAGACCCCTGCATTTCTTTATGTCTATAAAAATGAAGCTAACTCCTGGTCACATTTGAGGCAAACGTCTAcagtatttttcccttttagagaCGTAGCTTATTTAGACATCTATAGTGGTAAGCATTTCCCAAAAGCACCTTTGCTCTCTGGACCTTAGCGGATGTACCGTGCAACTTCCCCATCctccacagaggaggaaaccaagaccTAGGAGGAAAAAGCGACTCAGCCAGGGTCACACCACTAGAGGGTTTCCATCATTTTAGCATGCCTAAGACAGGGCAGGCCACTTTTAGATTTTCCCTTAAGAGGGCTATTACTCCCTTCAAGGTACATTTCCAAGGAAAGAACATAGGACTTTACTGGCCACaaggcagactttttttttttttttgtaatgtctggGTAATGTTTGGGATTTAGCTTTGCCATTGTCTTTCCAAACAGCAAAAATGCCCAAATGATTCAGATGTAACTGCACCAAGTGCAAACCTGTGCTTTCTATTTCATGTACTGTTGTTCACAGAGTTCAAAATACACGTGCAGGGGGTCGTAGCTAGTGCATTACGCACTTGTGCAGTCTCTCCTGCAGACACACTAAGTGATCATACCAACGTGTTATGCACTCAACTAGAAGATAATGAGCTTTAATCTGAGGACAAGTATAAGTCCTCAAAAAAGGGCAAGTTCGCATAATAGATCTGCGATCAATTCTCTCTCCAAGGGGCCTGCAACTAGgctattatttataaaacacagaTGAAGAGGGGATTGGTTTTATTCTTGAATCATATGTTGCTAAATCATTTTCTGAACAGTGTGTTCTAAATCAGCCATTGATTTAGTGTCGGCCACGTGGAGTACCTCGGGTGAAAGCTACTCCACAAAACTGATAAAACACACACGCCGATTAAACagattttgttgagaatttcatCATTCAATTTGGTCAACCAGAATGACTTGCTGTGGAACTTTGTTTTATGACAGATGGTAGTTTTCCAACTTGATTGAGTCTCTGTATACCTtggaatattgtatttttaaatgaagggcATTTTCAACCTTGTCAACTTCCCTTTTCAGCACTTGAAATCAAGGCTTATGGAATTCTGACtgtggaatgatttttttttttttactagggGACTCTGCATGtcaagatttattatttattgttacatcattatttatttgttaatgatTATTGCTCTGACAGCATTGGTTTAGCCCCACCATGGAGAAGCCACTTTAGAAGCAACTCAGAATCACATCCCCATaaaatttaagtctttatttgGTGAAGTTTTACTTTTGCAATTGCtataaagagggagggaagaattcTGGAAAACACTTGCACAAGtttcatttttcaattaattCCAACCAAGACGTTAATTTTCACTTTACCAAAGAAActtttttggttggttttcagTTGGTGTTCGTttaccaaagaaaaatattccattcatcAAAAATATGTCTCCTGGTCAACTAAAAAACTGTGATATTTGGGCGTTCTTGGCCAgttgtaaggaaaaaaagaaaagtcagggtCAGGGTGGCAATTCTTCCATTGAAGAGAACTCAGCAGAAAATGTAAATTCATAAGACACTCGGGGTTTGCAAGCCAGAAAATGATACTTGAAATAGGGTACTGTTGTTGAGCCCTATACCAACGGTCCACCACGAAGCATGCGGGCTCTTCAGGCTAAAAGGAGTACATTTTttcccacaggaaaaaaaaaataagacaaacccTCATGAAGCTCCCTCTTCATCGTTGCAGTGCCTAAGTTTTGTCTGGGTTTGGTTTGAGGTTCTGGGGTTTTGTtctgctttggtttggtttgcaGTGTTTGTTTGCATTTGCTTGTTTTGCTCCCATCTTTCCTACCATTTTTACCTCCTCAGTTTTCACTCAGAAGGGAGATAATCAGATGCCATCCTCCATCGCAATGGTTATTTAGGCAACATACTGCTGTAAATGAGGCCCATGATAACCCAAttgttttaaacttatttaacCACCACTCAATTGTTCTAAATGGCATTCCAGGACCACGGCACCACGGCCCCCCAGTCCCAGCAGTGGTTGGCTGTGTCTGTCTCACAAACAGGTGGGCTGGGCAGCCACCTGGGTAGGGTTGgccgtggggcggggggggggggggggcagaggcagagactcTTGGACACAAATGGTACCCTCCTCATGATGGCTTTATTCCTTTGGATTCTATTAAAGTAGCCCTGCAGCTTGTAGCAGTGTCCGAACTCTGTgaatctctgttttctcatctgtaaaatggggataataacagtaagTATCTTTAAATTCAGCGAATACTTACTGAGGGCCTACTATCACCCAGATACTGTTCTACAGACTGGGGACAGAGCAGTGAGCCAATGAGATGAAATATACCTGCCCTTGGAGAGTATACATCTGCATGATGCTGTGGATATACTGGGAGGATCAAGGGAGATGATGATGTTCAGAAAGCACTCGTGGCAAGGGCTGGTGTAGAGAAGAAATTCAAGACATTGTAATTCCTCTGTCCCACACAGTAGCACTAGGGCCCAGGACGTAAAGCTACGGAGAAGTATGTTTTTCAGATTTGGGCACAGAATTAGGGCTATATAAAGATGCAATGAGTTCTCCTGGTCATTTCAGGGCACTCAAAATGCAGCCAGATCACCATTCGGCAGGGCAAACTGTCAAGAGGGCACAAGCTCCGGATGTGGGGGTTGGATTGCAATCCTTGAAAAAAATGGGATATAGGCACTTGGGGATCAGAGTTGGGAGGCAAGGGCACTTGCTATTTAATTACTGTGCCTGACTTGATTGAAGGTATTTGAACATTCCTGCTGGGTAATTTGCTTTTAAGTCCAGGCTACACAAAAAGCACCAGGTATTTGAAGACAAAGttcccactttttaaaagcaCGGTAAAGCGGCAACATGGAGGAAAACATTAAATTAGTACCACCAGGTTCTCTGGCGAAGAACTGAGGATGGCTGCAGCCAGCACATGGCAGCGTTCCTCCCCGTGGTGGCTACAACTGTTTCTGTTTCAGGCCAGTCCAGGAGAAAGCAAAGAGGAGAGTGAATGAGCTAGAAGCCGTTCACCTGAACAGGCGGTGTCAGGAGGtcttccccagccctgcctctcacCTGCCCCCCTTCTGCCCCCAACATCTGTGTGAAGTCCTCTTT includes:
- the PTCHD1 gene encoding patched domain-containing protein 1, with translation MLRQVLHRGLRTCFSRLGHFIASHPVFFASAPVLISILLGASFSRYQVEESVEHLLAPQHSLAKIERNLVNSLFPVNRSKHRLYSDLQTPGRYGRVIVTSFQKANMLDQHHTDLILKLHAAVTRIQVPRPGFNYTFAHICILNNDKTCIVDDIVHVLEELKNARATNRTNFAITYPITHLKDGRAVYNGHQLGGVTVHSKDRVKSAEAVQLTYYLQSINSLNDMVAERWESSFCDTVRLFQKSNSKVKMYPYTSSSLREDFQKTSRVSERYLVTSLILVVTMAILCCSMQDCVRSKPWLGLLGLVTITLATLTAAGIINLTGGKYNSTFLGVPFVMLGHGLYGTFEMLSSWRKTREDQHVKERTAAVYADSMLSFSLTTAMYLVTFGIGASPFTNIEAARIFCCNSCIAIFFNYLYVLSFYGSSLVFTGYIENNYQHSIFCRKVPKPEALQEKPAWYRFLLTARFSEDTTDGEEANTYESHLLVCFLKRYYCDWITNTYVKPFVVLFYLIYISFALMGYLQVSEGSDLSNIVATATQTIEYTTAQQKYFSNYSPVIGFYIYESIEYWNTSVQEDVLEYTKGFVRISWFESYLNYLRKLNVSTGLPKKNFTDMLRNSFLKAPQFSHFQEDIIFSKKYNDEVDVVASRMFLVAKTMETNREELYDLLETLRRLSVTSKVKFIVFNPSFVYMDRYASSLGAPLHNSCISALFLLFFSAFLVADSLINVWLTLTVVSVEFGVIGFMTLWKVELDCISVLCLIYGINYTIDNCAPLLSTFVLGKDFTRTKWVKNALEVHGVAILQSYLCYLVGLIPLAAVPSNLTCTLFRCLFLIAFVTFFHCFAILPVILTFLPPSKKKRKEKKNPENREEIECVEMVDIDSTRVVDQITTV